The genomic segment CCTGCGCGGATACGGCGAGGAGCGGGCACAACTGGAGACGGTTCGTGAATTCGCCGCCGGGTACGACGCCCCGACCCTTGTCACCTACAACGGCCGCTCGTTCGATGTGCCGCTGATCGACACGCGCTACCAGTTCCACCGAACTCGATCACCGTTCACCGAGCTGGCGCATCTCGACATGCTGTTCCCCGCGCGGCGGCTCTGGCGTCGCCGGCTGACGCGCGACGAGGAGCCTGGGAGTTGCGCGCTGTCGGCGATCGAGCGTGACATCCTCGGGGTCCACCGTGTCGACGACGTCCCCGGCTTCGAGATTCCGGCGCGGTATTTCGCCTATGCGCGGAGCGGCGACGCCCGAGGGCTCGTGGGCGTCCTCGAGCACAACCGGCTCGACCTGCTGTCGCTGGCCGCCGTGATGGCCATCGTCCTCGATATGGTGCGGGAGGGAGCCGAGGCCGCACGCGACCGTCACGATTGTCTGGCCCTCGGCCGGCTGTACGAGTACCTCGGCCGGCTGCCGGACGCCGAGCGCTGTTACGTGGCGGCGGCCACTCGCGACGGCACGATCGAGATCGAACTCGACCGGCTGGCGCGTGCCGAGTCCCTCCACTGGCTGGCCCGGCACCTCCGGCGCACCCGCAGGTTCCAGGCAGCGGCGGAGGCGTGGCGCGAGCTGTCGGAGATCGTCGGCCTCGACGTCGACGTCAGACGCGAGGCGCTGGAAGCGCTGGCCGTCCACCACGAACACCGTGCGAAGGACCTCGAGGCCGCTCGGACCTTCGCGCGCCGCGCGCTCGACCTGGCCCACGACGCCCGGCACTCCGAGGACGTCCAGCACCGGCTCGGCCGGCTCGATCGGAAGCTGACGCGCGGCCCGCAATCGCCTCCCGACAGCGACATCCCCGGCTGGTAGTGATGCGTCGCCACGGCCGGACGAGGACGGGCGTGACGCCCGTCCCACTCAGGTGGTCGGAGTGGCACGGGTGTTCCGCCCGTCCTCACTCAGATGGCCGGAGTGGCACGGGTGTTCCGCCCGTCCTCACTCAGATGGCCGGAGTGGCACGGGCGTCCCGCCCGTCCTCACCGTGCTATCATCGGGCGCTTCGCGAAAGGACTCATCCGTGACGATTCAGCTCAAAGACCTGGGCCGGGCGGTTCTCGAAACCGAGTACGCCGTGCGCGGTCCCATCGTGGCGCGTGCGCAGGATCTCGAACGGCAGGGCCGCGAGATCATCTACTGCAATATCGGCAACCCGCAGGCGCTCGAGCAGAAGCCTCTGACCTACCTGCGCCAGGTGCTCGCGCTCTGCCAGTACCCCGAGTTGATCGGCCGGGCCGCCTCCCTGTTTCCTTCGGATGTCATCGAGGCGGCGCAACGATTGCTGAAGGGCACGCGCCACGGGCTGGGTGCGTAC from the Vicinamibacterales bacterium genome contains:
- a CDS encoding ribonuclease H-like domain-containing protein, whose translation is MDRAALAARIQEILKTRDGRASGTVGRAVAGEGRAVEGVGRASRPSELLDVLGGTILDGLLGACVVVDRDYDLSFRHGHHLVERYLGAARASVGCLPWFLEDRASSRAGRPCHSAGPLGHSAGPLGHSAGRPCHPSFLFFDLETTGLSGGAGTLAFLAGFGFFTTSGFHTRQFFLRGYGEERAQLETVREFAAGYDAPTLVTYNGRSFDVPLIDTRYQFHRTRSPFTELAHLDMLFPARRLWRRRLTRDEEPGSCALSAIERDILGVHRVDDVPGFEIPARYFAYARSGDARGLVGVLEHNRLDLLSLAAVMAIVLDMVREGAEAARDRHDCLALGRLYEYLGRLPDAERCYVAAATRDGTIEIELDRLARAESLHWLARHLRRTRRFQAAAEAWRELSEIVGLDVDVRREALEALAVHHEHRAKDLEAARTFARRALDLAHDARHSEDVQHRLGRLDRKLTRGPQSPPDSDIPGW